The Andreesenia angusta nucleotide sequence TGAAGCTTTTGTATTAGGAATGTCAGCAGTAGGAGCAGGATTAGCACTAATAGCAGGTATAGGACCTGGAATTGGACAGGGATATGCAGCAGGTGCAGCAGCAGCAGCAGTTGGAAGACAGCCAGAAGCTAAGGCAGACATAGTTCAGACTATGATCCTTGGACAGGCGATTGCCGAGTCAACTGGTATCTACGGACTAGTTGTAGGTATAATACTACTATTCGTTAGACCACTAATGTCAGCACTTTAGAATACTGTATGAGAGAGATGGGATATCTCATCTCTCGTTTGCATATCGATAAAAGATAAAAGAAAACTATTCCTATTTGTTTAGGAAGGGAGGATGAGTTATGGATTTTCAAGTTAACATACTACCTGATCCAATTAATCTCGGACTTCAGCTTGTAGCGACTCTTATAATATTCTTGGTACTCAGGGCAAAAGTAACTGAACCTCTTAAGGCGATGCTCGAGAAGAGAGCTAGCGGTATAGAGAAAGATATAAAGGTTGCTAAAGATCAAAAGGCAGAAGCTGAAGATCTTAAGACTAAGTATGAAATAAGCTTAGAAAAGGCTAAAGAAGAAGGTAGAGAAATAGTTGAATCTGCTAAGAAAAGAGGAGATCAGCTTAAGGAAGAGATCATTTCTGAGGCTAGGGCGGAAGCCAGTGTTGAAAGAAATAGAGCTAAGAATGAAATAGAGAGAGAAAAAGAGAAAGCGCTTGACTCTCTTAAATCAGAAGTTGCGAGCATGGCAATGCTAGTTGCAAATAAAGTAGTAAACAAGAACCTAGATGAGTCAACCCACAAAGACATGATAGATAATTTTATCAATGAGGTAGGGGAAACGAAATGGCAAAGCTAGTTGCAAAGAGATATGCTGAGGCCCTGTTCGAGGTTGCAGCTGAATCTCAAAACTTAGAGCAGGTGAAAGAAGAAATTCAATTTGTAGCAGAGGTATTTGAATCTAACCCTGAGCTAAACACTATATTCACGCATCCTAGACTTTCTAAAAGCGAGAAGAAAAGCATGCTTGAGGAACTCTTCAAAGGAAAAGTTTCAGAACCAGTCCTGAACCTTTGCTATATAACAGTAGACAAGGGAAGAGAAGGATACCTGCTGGAGATAAGCGAGGAGTACACAGTGCTTTCAAACGCTGAGCAGGGAATAGTTGAAGCTGTGGCGCTGACTGCAGTGCCTATGTCAGAAGAGGAACTAAGCACACTAGAGGCAAAGCTTTCCGAGAAATTCAATAAAAGAATTCAGCTTTCAAACCAAGTGGATGAAAGCGTAATCGGAGGAGTTCTGCTTAAAGTAGGCGATAAAGTCATAGATGGAAGCTTGAAGGGTAGACTTGACAGTATCGAAAGAGAACTTAAGAATATAAAAGTAACTGTAGAATAGAGGTGAGAGGATAAATGAATCTAAGACCTGAAGAAATAAGTTCAGTGATTAAAGAGCAGATAAAAAGATACGAAAGCAAGATAGATGTCGTGGACGTAGGTACAGTTATCCAAGTTGGAGACGGTATTTCGAGAATCCACGGACTGGAAAAATGTATGGCTGGAGAGCTTCTAGAGTTCCCAGGAGAGGTTTACGGAATGGCACTTAACCTCGAGGAAGACAACGTAGGATGTGTTCTTCTAGGTTCGGATGCAAACATAAAAGAGGGCGACACAGTTAAGAGAACTGGAAAGATAGTTGAAGTTCCAGTTGGAGAGCCTATGATAGGAAGGGTTGTAAACGCCCTAGGACAGGCTATAGACGGAAAGGGACCTATAGTTACTGACAAGTACAGACCAGTTGAGGCTGTTGCGTCAGGAGTTATAGCTAGAGAGTCAGTTTCACAGCCTCTTCAAACAGGGATAAAGGCGATAGACTCGATGGTGCCAATCGGAAGAGGGCAGAGAGAGCTTATCATCGGAGACAGACAGACTGGTAAGACTGCCATAGCAATCGACACCATCCTTAACCAAAAGGGACAAGACGTTATCTGTATATATGTAGCTATAGGTCAGAAGAGATCTACAGTTGCAGGTATAGTTAACACTCTTGAGTCTAAGGGAGCTATGGACTACACTATAGTAGTTTCAGCTACAGCAAGTGAGCTTGCGCCACTTCAATTCCTTGCGCCATATGCGGGAGTTGCAATGGGAGAGGAGTTCATGTACAACGGAAAAGACGTACTGATAATATACGATGACCTGTCTAAGCACGCGGTTGCATATCGTTCAATGTCACTACTTCTTAGAAGACCACCAGGACGTGAGGCTTACCCTGGAGACGTATTCTACCTTCACTCAAGACTTCTTGAGAGAGCGGCTAGAGTCAACAAAGACTACGGTGGCGGGTC carries:
- the atpE gene encoding ATP synthase F0 subunit C, yielding MQGISSEAFVLGMSAVGAGLALIAGIGPGIGQGYAAGAAAAAVGRQPEAKADIVQTMILGQAIAESTGIYGLVVGIILLFVRPLMSAL
- the atpA gene encoding F0F1 ATP synthase subunit alpha, with amino-acid sequence MNLRPEEISSVIKEQIKRYESKIDVVDVGTVIQVGDGISRIHGLEKCMAGELLEFPGEVYGMALNLEEDNVGCVLLGSDANIKEGDTVKRTGKIVEVPVGEPMIGRVVNALGQAIDGKGPIVTDKYRPVEAVASGVIARESVSQPLQTGIKAIDSMVPIGRGQRELIIGDRQTGKTAIAIDTILNQKGQDVICIYVAIGQKRSTVAGIVNTLESKGAMDYTIVVSATASELAPLQFLAPYAGVAMGEEFMYNGKDVLIIYDDLSKHAVAYRSMSLLLRRPPGREAYPGDVFYLHSRLLERAARVNKDYGGGSITALPIIETLAGDISAYIPTNVISITDGQIFLESELFFSGQRPAVNPGLSVSRVGGSAQIKAMKKVSGGLKLELAQYRELAAFAQFGSDLDKDTQEKLSQGERILQILKQPQYSPLSVEKQVMIIYAVSKKYLSDVPVDKVSQFESEFLSFMEQNYPNVGKAIIETKEFSDETEAELKKALEEFKKSFA
- a CDS encoding F0F1 ATP synthase subunit delta; its protein translation is MAKLVAKRYAEALFEVAAESQNLEQVKEEIQFVAEVFESNPELNTIFTHPRLSKSEKKSMLEELFKGKVSEPVLNLCYITVDKGREGYLLEISEEYTVLSNAEQGIVEAVALTAVPMSEEELSTLEAKLSEKFNKRIQLSNQVDESVIGGVLLKVGDKVIDGSLKGRLDSIERELKNIKVTVE
- the atpF gene encoding F0F1 ATP synthase subunit B, translated to MDFQVNILPDPINLGLQLVATLIIFLVLRAKVTEPLKAMLEKRASGIEKDIKVAKDQKAEAEDLKTKYEISLEKAKEEGREIVESAKKRGDQLKEEIISEARAEASVERNRAKNEIEREKEKALDSLKSEVASMAMLVANKVVNKNLDESTHKDMIDNFINEVGETKWQS